The following are from one region of the Synechococcus sp. CBW1108 genome:
- a CDS encoding bifunctional 2-polyprenyl-6-hydroxyphenol methylase/3-demethylubiquinol 3-O-methyltransferase UbiG has product MPASDAATPVVSAFYDRFPYPGDPLQDGPPPGYNWRWCVDSAWAAATGCLPPRAGSGPRRWRILDAGCGTGVSTDYLCHLNPGSAVLAVDISAGALEVARQRTRRSGAAAQVEELRIEQRSLLDLAGEGPFDYINSVGVLHHLREPEQGLGALAGLLRPGGLVHLFLYADGGRWEIHRTQRALALLGAGTDEAGLHLGRQLLAQLPETNRLRRHHEQRWALDTAADANFADMYLHPQETSYNIERLLAFVATAGLEFAGFSNPEVWSPARLLQGELLERAQDLSPRQQWSLVEELDPDISHFEFFLSKGPVSVADWSADAALLAARGEVNRCLWGWPSTSLMGPDLQPLSLSQESFELMRALEQAPNLSIGQLPLGWPAATRAAVARQLLEQRLLLPVL; this is encoded by the coding sequence GTGCCCGCCAGTGATGCCGCCACGCCGGTGGTGAGCGCCTTCTACGACCGCTTCCCCTACCCGGGCGACCCCCTTCAGGACGGGCCACCTCCTGGTTACAACTGGCGCTGGTGCGTTGACAGTGCCTGGGCAGCAGCCACCGGCTGCCTGCCCCCCCGGGCCGGCAGCGGCCCCCGCCGCTGGCGAATTCTGGATGCCGGCTGCGGCACCGGTGTCAGCACCGATTACCTCTGTCACCTCAACCCAGGCTCTGCGGTGCTGGCGGTGGATATCAGCGCCGGGGCCCTGGAGGTGGCCCGGCAGCGCACTCGCCGCTCTGGCGCGGCCGCCCAGGTGGAGGAGCTGCGCATCGAGCAGCGCAGCCTGCTCGACCTGGCCGGTGAGGGCCCCTTTGACTACATCAATTCGGTGGGGGTGCTGCACCACCTGCGCGAACCAGAGCAGGGGCTGGGGGCCCTGGCGGGGTTGTTGCGACCCGGGGGATTGGTGCATCTTTTCCTCTACGCCGACGGCGGCCGCTGGGAAATCCATCGCACCCAACGGGCCCTGGCCCTGCTGGGTGCGGGCACGGACGAGGCGGGCCTGCACCTGGGCAGGCAGCTGCTGGCCCAGTTGCCTGAAACCAACAGGCTGCGCCGTCACCACGAGCAGCGCTGGGCCCTCGACACGGCAGCCGATGCCAACTTCGCCGACATGTATCTCCACCCCCAGGAGACCAGCTACAACATCGAGCGTCTGCTGGCTTTTGTGGCTACGGCTGGCCTGGAGTTCGCCGGTTTTTCCAATCCCGAGGTGTGGTCACCGGCCCGCTTACTCCAGGGCGAACTGCTGGAGCGGGCCCAGGACCTCAGCCCCCGCCAGCAGTGGAGCCTGGTGGAGGAGCTCGACCCCGACATCAGTCACTTTGAGTTTTTCCTTAGCAAGGGCCCGGTCTCCGTTGCCGATTGGAGCGCCGATGCCGCCCTGCTAGCTGCCCGGGGGGAGGTGAACCGCTGCCTGTGGGGCTGGCCCTCCACCAGCTTGATGGGCCCGGATCTGCAGCCGCTCAGCCTGAGCCAGGAGAGCTTTGAGCTAATGCGGGCGCTCGAGCAGGCTCCCAACCTCTCGATCGGCCAGTTGCCCCTGGGTTGGCCAGCCGCCACCCGGGCGGCGGTGGCCCGCCAGCTGTTGGAGCAGCGGCTGTTGCTGCCGGTGTTGTGA